The Streptomyces sp. NBC_00483 genome contains the following window.
CCATCTGTCCATCGGGGTGTCCTGGGACCCCACCGCCGGCAGCAGCGGAGGCGTCCTCGGCGCGCTGCGCCGCAAGCAGGGAACGGACCTCGACCTGATCGCCATCGCGATGCAGGGCGGCGATCCGGTGCGCCTGGCCGGCCTCGACTCACTGGACCCGATGGGCAACGGCGCCCTCATCCACAGCGGCGACAACCAGACCGGCAAGGGCGACGGTGACGACGAGACGGTCACCGTCGAGTTCTCGCGCCTTCCGCAGCAGATCACGTCGATCGTGTTCGTGGCCGCCGCGTACAAGAAGGGCAGTTCGTTCCAGAAGGCCCGCAACATCAGCTTCAAGGTGTACGACGCGACGGGCGGCAGCACGCAGCAGGTCGCCGACATCTGGCCGAGCCTGATGACCAGCGACAACGGCTGCGCGGTCGCCAAGGCCATGCGCGTGGGCAGCTCCTGGAAGCTGGAGGTCATCAACACGCCGGGCAAGATCAAGCAGGGTGACGAGCGCGCCCTGATGCGGTTCGCCGCCGGACAGTAGCCCAAGTACCGCGAAGGGGCGGCCGGTTGGAGAACCGGCCGCCCCTTCGGGGTTGCGCGCTACTTGACGACGGTCAGCGGCAGGAGCTTCTTGCCCGTCGGGCCGATCTGGATGTCCGTGTCCATCGCCGGGCAGACGCCGCAGTCGAAGCACGGCGTCCAGCGGCAGTCGTCGACCTCGGTCTCGTCGAGCGAGTCCTGCCAGTCCTCCCAGAGCCAGTCCTTGTCGAGACCGGAGTCCAGGTGGTCCCAGGGCAGGACCTCCTCGTACGTGCGCTCACGCGTCGTGTACCAGTCGACGTCCACGCCGTACGCGGGCAGCGTCTTGGCGGCGCAGGCCATCCAGCGGTCGTAGCTGAAGTACTCGCGCCAGCCGTCGAAGCGGCCGCCGTCCTCGTAGACGGCGCGGATGACGGAGCCGATGCGGCGGTCACCGCGCGAGAGCAGTCCCTCGACGATGCCGGGCTTGCCGTCGTGGTAGCGGAAGCCGATGGAGCGGCCGTACTTCTTGTCGCCGCGGATCTTGTCGCGGAGCTTGGCCAGGCGCTCGTCCGTCTCCGTGGAGCTGAGCTGCGGCGCCCACTGGAACGGGGTGTGCGGCTTCGGGACGAACCCGCCGATCGACACCGTGCAGCGGATGTCGTTGCCCGCGACCTCGCGGCCCTTGGCGATCACGTTGGCCGCCATGTCCGCGATCTGCAGGACGTCCTCGTCGGTCTCGGTGGGCAGGCCGAGCATGAAGTACAGCTTCACCTGGCGCCAGCCGTTGCCGTACGCGGTCGCGACCGTACGGATCAGGTCCTCTTCGGAGACCATCTTGTTGATGACCTTGCGCATGCGCTCGCTGCCGCCCTCGGGGGCGAAGGTGAGGCCGGAGCGGCGGCCGTTGCGCGTCAGCTCGTTGGCGAGGTCGATGTTGAAGGCGTCCACGCGGGTCGACGGGAGGGACAGACCGATCTTGTCCTCCTCGTACCGGTCCGCCAGGCCCTTCGCGACGTCACCGATCTCGGAGTGGTCCGCGGAGGACAGCGAGAGCAGGCCGACCTCCTCGAAGCCGGTCGCCTTGAGACCCTTGTCGACCATCTCGCCGATGCCGGTGATGCTTCGCTCCCGCACGGGGCGCGTGATCATGCCGGCCTGGCAGAAACGGCAGCCGCGGGTGCAGCCGCGGAAGATCTCGACGGACATCCGCTCGTGGACGGTCTCCGCCAGCGGCACGAGGGGCTGCTTCGGGTACGGCCACTCGTCGAGGTCCATGACGGTGTGCTTGCTGACCCGCCACGGGACGCCCGACTTGTTCGGCACGACGCGGCCGATGCGGCCGTCCGGCAGGTACTCGACGTCGTAGAAGGCCGGGATGTAGATGTTCCCGGTCTTCGCGAGACGGAGGAGGACCTCCTCGCGTCCGCCCGGACGCCCCTCGGCCTTCCAGCCGCGGATGATCTCGGTCATGTCGAGCACGGCCTGCTCACCGTCGCCGATGACCACGGCGTCGATGAAGTCGGCGATCGGCTCGGGGTTGAAGGCCGCGTGGCCGCCCGCGAGGACGATCGGGTCCTCGACAGTGCGGTCCTTGGACTCCAGCGGGATGCCGGCCAGGTCGAGCGCGGTCAGCATGTTCGTGTAGCCGAGCTCGGTGGAGAAGCTGAGCCCGAAGACGTCGAAGGCCTTCACGGGGCGGTGCGAGTCGACCGTGAACTGCGGAACCTTGTGCTTGCGCATCAGTTCCTCGAGGTCCGGCCACACGCTGTACGTGCGCTCGGCGAGGACGCCCTGGCGCTCGTTGAGCACCTCGTACAGG
Protein-coding sequences here:
- a CDS encoding TerD family protein, producing the protein MITLTKEDGPADLDGVTHLSIGVSWDPTAGSSGGVLGALRRKQGTDLDLIAIAMQGGDPVRLAGLDSLDPMGNGALIHSGDNQTGKGDGDDETVTVEFSRLPQQITSIVFVAAAYKKGSSFQKARNISFKVYDATGGSTQQVADIWPSLMTSDNGCAVAKAMRVGSSWKLEVINTPGKIKQGDERALMRFAAGQ
- a CDS encoding TIGR03960 family B12-binding radical SAM protein, whose translation is MPADAAASTVESVFPQLEALLPHVQKPIQYVGGELNSTVKPWEETDVRWALMYPDAYEVGLPNQGVMILYEVLNERQGVLAERTYSVWPDLEELMRKHKVPQFTVDSHRPVKAFDVFGLSFSTELGYTNMLTALDLAGIPLESKDRTVEDPIVLAGGHAAFNPEPIADFIDAVVIGDGEQAVLDMTEIIRGWKAEGRPGGREEVLLRLAKTGNIYIPAFYDVEYLPDGRIGRVVPNKSGVPWRVSKHTVMDLDEWPYPKQPLVPLAETVHERMSVEIFRGCTRGCRFCQAGMITRPVRERSITGIGEMVDKGLKATGFEEVGLLSLSSADHSEIGDVAKGLADRYEEDKIGLSLPSTRVDAFNIDLANELTRNGRRSGLTFAPEGGSERMRKVINKMVSEEDLIRTVATAYGNGWRQVKLYFMLGLPTETDEDVLQIADMAANVIAKGREVAGNDIRCTVSIGGFVPKPHTPFQWAPQLSSTETDERLAKLRDKIRGDKKYGRSIGFRYHDGKPGIVEGLLSRGDRRIGSVIRAVYEDGGRFDGWREYFSYDRWMACAAKTLPAYGVDVDWYTTRERTYEEVLPWDHLDSGLDKDWLWEDWQDSLDETEVDDCRWTPCFDCGVCPAMDTDIQIGPTGKKLLPLTVVK